AAAATTTAGTACCAATCTGCCACCAGGACTCAATACGTCAATTGCTTGATCAATAATCTGTGTTAAGTTACGACCACTTCCGCCAATAAAAACTGCATCATAAGTTACTTCTGGTAAGCTTATATCGGGGGCAACACCTTCTAGAATTTCAATATTTGATAAGTTAAACTTCTTCTGATTTGACTGAATTAGCTCAACAGCCTCTGGGTTGCGCTCCACTGCAGTAACTTGCAATTGGGGGTACTCATATGCTGCTTGAATACTGATACTACCAGTTCCTGCTCCGATATCTAACAAATACTTAGCTTGAGATAAATTCAAAGCATCTATAGTAACCGCACGTACCAATTCTTTAGTCATAGGTACCTTTCCCCGAATAAATTCACGATCTCTCATTCAGTACCACCACCACATTCATATCATAGTCTCGATCAGGAACCATATCTAATGAATAACTACAGAGTTGCTCTTCTGGGTAACTGAGTGCTTCTCCAACAAACATCGTTCCCTTCGCGCCCCTTGTCAATAGCTCCTGAGCAATCTCATAAGGCCCATTCGCTTCATCTGTCACCATCACTAGCTTAGGCATCCGCACTAGAAAATCATAATTCGGCTGGCGTCCGTGGGCGGATGATAGAAAGCAATCATTCATACTCATAGGAATGCGACTAAATATATATTGCAAGGAGCTGATGCCTGGATAAATTTCAAAGCTTCCTTCAGGCAAATGCTTCGACAAATAATTCCCAATACCATATATCATGGGATCGCCCGAAGCTAAATACATGACGCTTTGCCCCATTGACTCTTGCTTTAAAAGAAAAGGAACAATTTCTTTGAACGGGAAATCAATTACGCGTTTCTTCTCAAGTTCATCTATTTCAATAGTCTCTAATTGACGTGAGCTCCCTAAGATTAGGTCACATTTCCTTGCTAAATCATCAATAACCTTTAATTGAAGTGCCCCATCACCTGGACCAATTCCTACAATATGAATCATAAGGAATACTCCTTTTCTAATTTCACCAAAGATTTTGTTGTAGCAAAGACAGGTTGGTCTTTCAGAAAAGCTATCGCTTCAATCTCGATGTCAGGATCCCGATATTTGAGCTTTGCTAATGATCTCTGCTTGATTTTCTCGACAAGAACATCATAAACCTGACCATATCCTGCTTCCAGAATAATTTCAGCTTGAGACTCCGTTGTAAGTGTATTATTTACTTGCTCTAGTAAATCTAAAGGTGCTCCCAATAAAGCCAGATTAGCAACCATAATTTCATTACGTCCATCCGCATCTTTGCTGTGCGTTGAGAAAATACCCCCTGCAAGTTTAATAAACTTACCAAAATGACCTACCAAAAGAATTTTGCGAAAGCCAATCCGCATCGCCTCCAGTAGTACATACCCTACGAAATTGCTCATCTGTACGACATAAATTGGGTTTAATTGTGTATGCTCTTTTATATAATCTTCCCCATAGTTTCCTGGCGTAAGTATAATGCGATCATGACCTTGATTAAATTTAATTTGCATCTCTCCAGTGATTGAATGCTTCCAACTTTCCTCTGACATAGGTGTAACAATGCCGCTAGTACCTAGTATTGAAATACCACCCACGATACCTAAACGAGGATTAAAAGTCGCCTTGGCAGTTTCCTCACCCTTTGGTACACTAATAAGAATATCGCATCCTTGTCCCTCTTCTAATAGTTTTTCTGCCACTTCACGGAGCATCCTGCGAG
This region of Suicoccus acidiformans genomic DNA includes:
- a CDS encoding decarboxylating cobalt-precorrin-6B (C(15))-methyltransferase; the protein is MRDREFIRGKVPMTKELVRAVTIDALNLSQAKYLLDIGAGTGSISIQAAYEYPQLQVTAVERNPEAVELIQSNQKKFNLSNIEILEGVAPDISLPEVTYDAVFIGGSGRNLTQIIDQAIDVLSPGGRLVLNFILMENALEAYEHLTQLGMEVEMRLLQVSCWHSLGSGHYFKPNNPTIIIRTEVKGE
- the cbiE gene encoding precorrin-6y C5,15-methyltransferase (decarboxylating) subunit CbiE — encoded protein: MIHIVGIGPGDGALQLKVIDDLARKCDLILGSSRQLETIEIDELEKKRVIDFPFKEIVPFLLKQESMGQSVMYLASGDPMIYGIGNYLSKHLPEGSFEIYPGISSLQYIFSRIPMSMNDCFLSSAHGRQPNYDFLVRMPKLVMVTDEANGPYEIAQELLTRGAKGTMFVGEALSYPEEQLCSYSLDMVPDRDYDMNVVVVLNERS
- the cbiD gene encoding cobalt-precorrin-5B (C(1))-methyltransferase CbiD, whose product is MSSKEEKIGQLEFDDQYVSYNGKRLRKGYTTGTCATAATMAALEMIQTQERVERVNLTTPSGVNLDVEIHNQEFDNHTATCSVIKDGGDDQDATHGLDIFSKVTLRTDGEIVIDGGTGVGRVTQKGLQIEPGHAAINPTPRRMLREVAEKLLEEGQGCDILISVPKGEETAKATFNPRLGIVGGISILGTSGIVTPMSEESWKHSITGEMQIKFNQGHDRIILTPGNYGEDYIKEHTQLNPIYVVQMSNFVGYVLLEAMRIGFRKILLVGHFGKFIKLAGGIFSTHSKDADGRNEIMVANLALLGAPLDLLEQVNNTLTTESQAEIILEAGYGQVYDVLVEKIKQRSLAKLKYRDPDIEIEAIAFLKDQPVFATTKSLVKLEKEYSL